One window of the Xiphophorus hellerii strain 12219 chromosome 15, Xiphophorus_hellerii-4.1, whole genome shotgun sequence genome contains the following:
- the LOC116733845 gene encoding uncharacterized protein LOC116733845, which yields MGCSPSKGKLFSKPRQCDVQNALVSEELQEVADGGPELDEDTRLQPQNKEEDLPLLTDEYCTKETSVTHLDPDPILPENEMDSEATQVNEMPQEIIGNVMEMPLSQKAETRKKNMKKRSTERQRKSSLVQTKAGLPPHMVRAHQAAYNFLNQNISKYEILLGLLDQATQTQLSLQTPMSALELYFEEINQALEEMAEEGELMLKEHGDSMTLPSGIFGQAVCSAKPMNNFDPSPDLLHQLLQDSSEKIRQVKSSVKTQSDTTLEEGIDYFSSFSKLYTEKLQAKQAAEFRLAQVLARVETVAIRKSNPEDSALHSEDSGIGGESESLTGSERNHGHRGSAGSGSFGSEVNIRGIYQNYSAGFTRNNEEGEEEEDEEQHAEKYQDDEIDQFERKRSNSSPPDPCHALRYMYENSMKDQQPAFKQLFNAEHSEITEEQNSQMELDEKINMISEMQGLNDFVKPQCNLYQAGHRQHSLDGSAGEHKSQDRTNRLPGSLSSPSNKPLKCYSVRRLINTFSQGVDGRPGRDDLDMDNLPPPPLEVLMDNSFRRNEDQLRNEKLHEDPVLTLPLIHQTTGISQRRKIVMQNVEVLPNKANVKIGSMAASPAPPLRHEGVTEVQHQKLKLETDLSEQTEKTKRIYKQARKIIHLRNAGESTDMKNFQIPVSGDLTSLQATRCEGNEIPSCSLPVIAPPVSRVRLPPSCPSVHHTVPHPPVFRQHPNSGSSSRPNSPRKVTRANDNSTEQIIPHMSFHDARSVFCQNELKSSQACLSFGSSVLPRKWGEVSRGRLSTRGRENSTRRTQSEQRPGMTSYSDLETDGHLVSLQTNEDEPVGEKYSLDNSLKTEEKSEVDPAAEN from the exons ATGGGCTGTTCACCATCAAAAggaaagttattttcaaaaccaCGTCAATGTGATGTTCAGAATGCCCTGGTCTCTGAAGAATTACAGGAGGTTGCGGATGGTGGACCTGAACTGGATGAAGACACCCGTTTACAACCTCAAAACAAGGAAGAGGATCTGCCACTACTTACTGACGAATACTGCACAAAAGAAACTTCAGTGACTCATCTGGACCCTGATCCAATACTTCCTGAAAATGAAATGGATTCTGAAGCAACACAGGTAAATGAAATGCCTCAGGAAATAATTGGAAATGTCATGGAAATGCCTCTGAGTCAGAAGGCGGAGACccgaaagaaaaacatgaagaagagATCCACAGAACGGCAGAGAAAGTCTTCTTTAGTGCAAACAAAGGCAGGTTTGCCACCACATATGGTGAGAGCTCACCAGGCTGCTTACAATTTCCTGAACCAAAATATCTCCAAATATGAAATTCTTCTGGGGCTCCTGGACCAGGCTACCCAGACACAACTGTCACTCCAAACACCGATGTCTGCTTTGGAGTTGTACTTTGAGGAAATCAACCAGGCACTAGAGGAGATGGCTGAAGAGGGGGAGCTGATGCTCAAGGAGCATGGGGACAGCATGACTTTACCTTCTGGGATATTTGGTCAAGCAGTATGCTCGGCTAAAcctatgaataattttgatcCATCACCAGAtcttttacatcaactacttcaGGATTCATCAGAAAAAATCAGGCAAGTTAAAAGCTCAGTGAAGACTCAGAGTGATACTACACTTGAGGAGGGAATAGATTATTTCTCTTCCTTCTCTAAACTGTATACCGAGAAGCTTCAGGCTAAGCAGGCTGCAGAGTTTAGGTTAGCTCAAGTACTTGCAAGGGTTGAGACGGTGGCTATTAGGAAGTCCAACCCAGAAGATTCTGCACTGCACAGTGAGGACAGTGGTATTGGTGGAGAGAGTGAGAGTTTGACAGGATCTGAAAGGAACCATGGCCACCGTGGGAGCGCTGGATCAGGAAGTTTTGGGTCTGAAGTCAACATTCGGGGTATATATCAAAATTATTCAGCCGGTTTTACTAGAAATAACGAagagggggaggaggaagaggatgaggagcagcatGCAGAAAAATATCAAGATGATGAAATTGACCAGTTTGAGAGAAAGAGATCAAACTCTTCTCCACCAGATCCCTGTCACGCTCTTCGTTACATGTATGAAAACTCCATGAAAGATCAGCAGCCTGCCTTCAAACAACTTTTCAATGCTGAACACTCTGaaataacagaggaacaaaacagtcagatggAATTAGATGAAAAAATTAATATGATTTCTGAAATGCAAGGACTAAATGACTTTGTAAAGCCTCAGTGCAATTTGTATCAAGCTGGACATCGGCAACATTCTTTGGATGGATCAGCTGGTGAACACAAAAGCCAAGACAGAACCAATCGACTACCTGGTTCTTTATCTTCACCATCAAATAAACCACTAAAGTGCTATTCAGTCAGAAGGCTCATAAATACATTTAGCCAAGGGGTTGATGGGAGACCAGGCAGGGATGACCTAGATATGGATAATCTACCACCGCCACCCCTGGAAGTTCTAATGGACAATTCCTTTCGACGCAATGAAGACCAACTACGAAATGAAAAGCTACATGAAGATCCGGTTCTGACTCTTCCGTTAATACACCAGACCACTGGGATTTCCCAGCGAAGGAAGATAGTTATGCAGAATGTGGAAGTTCTGccaaacaaagcaaatgtaaaaattgGATCAATGGCTGCGTCACCCGCCCCTCCTCTTAGGCATGAGGGAGTTACTGAGGTGCAACATCAAAAGTTGAAACTGGAAACAGATCTGTCTGAACAAACTGAGAAAACGAAAAGAATCTACAAACAAGCAAGAAAGATTATCCATTTGCGCAATGCAGGAGAATCCACCGACATGAAAAATTTTCAAATTCCAGTCTCAGGAGATTTAACATCCCTTCAAGCCACAAGATGTGAAGGCAATGAGATACCCTCCTGCAGTCTGCCCGTCATAGCACCACCCGTTTCAAGAGTGCGCTTGCCACCATCATGTCCTTCTGTGCACCACACTGTTCCACATCCCCCTGTCTTCAGACAGCATCCCAACTCTGGATCCTCTTCTCGCCCAAATTCTCCAAGAAAAGTTACACGCGCAAATGATAACAGCACAGAACAGATCATTCCTCATATGTCCTTTCATGATGCCCGCTCAGTCTTCTGTCAAAACGAGTTGAAAAGTTCCCAGGCCTGCCTGTCCTTTGGAAGTTCTGTTCTCCCCAGAAAATGGGGGGAAGTCTCTCGAGGCAGGTTGTCCACAAGAGGAAGAGAGAATTCAACCCGTCGCACACAGTCAGAACAGAGGCCTGGAATGACTTCCTATTCAGACTTGGAAACAGATGGCCATTTGGTATCCCTGCAAACCAACGAAGATGAACCTGTTGGAGAAAAATACAG TCTAGACAACTCTCTGAAGACAGAAGAAAAGTCCGAGGTGGATCCAGCTGCTGAAAACTGA